Proteins found in one bacterium genomic segment:
- the ffh gene encoding signal recognition particle protein produces MFNNLADKLDSVFKKLKGRGRLTAEDIDATLREVRLALLEADVNFKVVKEFLARTRERSVGDEVSGSLTPAQQVIKIVHGELAGILGGSRAELAKADVPPTRILMVGLQGSGKTTTCAKLALHLKEKGLRPYLIPADLSRPAAVDQLVSVAGKVGVPVFHSDTSLTSLEVYRQASIEAGRAGCDTVIVDTAGRLHVDDDLMAEALALSGAVHPHETLLVADSMTGQDAVHVAESFHNKLKLTGIILTKLDGDARGGAALSMRHITGVPIKFAGIGEGMEGLEAFYPERIASRILGMGDIMTLIDKAEKTFDEKEAAKLVKKTRKGDFDLADFRDQLKKVKEMGSMQEILSMLPLPGKMKNAMPAEMDDRELVKVTAIIDSMTPRERQHPKIINGSRRKRISAGSGTTVTDVNRLLKQFDQAKKMMKRFGKGGKGKGPMGMPF; encoded by the coding sequence ATGTTCAACAACCTTGCGGACAAACTAGACAGCGTTTTCAAAAAGTTAAAAGGCCGAGGGCGCCTCACGGCAGAGGATATCGATGCCACACTGAGGGAGGTCAGGCTGGCCCTTCTGGAAGCGGACGTCAACTTCAAGGTGGTCAAGGAGTTCCTGGCGCGGACCAGGGAACGGTCGGTGGGTGACGAAGTATCAGGCAGCCTCACTCCGGCCCAGCAGGTTATCAAGATCGTTCACGGAGAGCTGGCCGGAATTTTAGGCGGTTCCCGGGCAGAGCTTGCCAAAGCCGACGTTCCCCCTACCAGGATTCTCATGGTAGGCCTTCAGGGGTCCGGCAAAACTACCACCTGCGCCAAGCTGGCTCTTCACCTTAAGGAAAAGGGACTCCGGCCCTACCTCATCCCCGCGGACCTGAGCCGTCCCGCAGCGGTGGACCAGCTGGTTTCGGTAGCCGGCAAGGTGGGGGTCCCGGTCTTTCATTCCGACACATCTTTAACCTCTCTTGAGGTCTACCGTCAGGCTTCTATTGAAGCGGGGCGTGCAGGGTGCGACACTGTCATTGTCGATACGGCAGGGCGTTTACACGTGGATGACGACCTCATGGCCGAAGCGTTAGCCCTCTCGGGAGCGGTACACCCCCACGAAACCCTGCTTGTGGCGGACTCCATGACGGGCCAGGACGCAGTTCATGTGGCCGAATCCTTCCACAACAAACTCAAGCTTACAGGGATCATCCTCACAAAGCTTGACGGCGACGCCAGGGGAGGCGCGGCCCTGTCCATGCGCCACATAACCGGAGTCCCGATCAAGTTCGCGGGGATCGGCGAGGGAATGGAAGGTCTGGAAGCCTTTTACCCGGAACGGATCGCATCCAGGATCCTCGGGATGGGCGACATCATGACCCTCATCGACAAGGCCGAGAAGACCTTCGACGAAAAGGAAGCGGCCAAACTGGTCAAAAAGACCCGCAAGGGGGATTTCGACCTGGCGGATTTCCGGGATCAATTGAAAAAGGTCAAGGAGATGGGGTCCATGCAGGAGATCCTCTCCATGCTGCCCCTGCCCGGAAAGATGAAAAACGCCATGCCGGCCGAGATGGATGACCGGGAACTGGTAAAGGTCACCGCCATCATTGATTCCATGACCCCCAGGGAGCGCCAGCACCCGAAGATCATCAACGGCAGCCGAAGAAAACGCATCTCTGCCGGCTCCGGCACCACCGTCACCGATGTGAACCGGCTGTTAAAGCAGTTCGACCAGGCGAAGAAGATGATGAAGAGGTTCGGAAAGGGCGGGAAAGGGAAAGGCCCGATGGGGATGCCATTCTAG
- the rsxA gene encoding electron transport complex subunit RsxA encodes MQTLFLIIIGTVFVNNFVLARFLGLCPFMGVSKRIETATGMGMAVVFVMTVAASVTWNIQNFLLIPFQLEYLQTIMFILVIASLVQFVEMFVRKVSPGLYQSLGIFLPLITTNCAVLGVALLTVQKGLGFFHTLVFAFGSSLGFTLALVLMAGIRETGEMANVPKPFKGTALAFVTAGLLSLAFMGFSGMVK; translated from the coding sequence GTGCAGACGCTTTTTCTCATCATTATAGGTACGGTATTCGTCAACAACTTTGTGCTGGCCCGCTTCCTGGGGTTGTGTCCCTTCATGGGGGTGTCCAAGAGGATCGAGACCGCTACAGGCATGGGGATGGCGGTGGTGTTCGTCATGACCGTCGCCGCATCGGTGACATGGAACATCCAGAACTTCCTCCTCATCCCGTTCCAGCTCGAATACCTCCAGACCATCATGTTCATCCTGGTCATTGCCTCCCTGGTACAGTTTGTGGAGATGTTCGTTCGGAAGGTCAGCCCTGGGCTGTATCAGTCTCTCGGCATTTTTCTGCCCCTCATCACCACGAACTGTGCTGTTCTGGGTGTGGCGCTGCTCACAGTTCAGAAGGGGCTGGGTTTCTTCCACACCCTGGTCTTCGCCTTTGGTTCTTCCCTCGGTTTCACTCTGGCTCTCGTTCTTATGGCGGGTATCAGGGAAACGGGAGAGATGGCCAATGTGCCCAAACCGTTTAAGGGGACGGCCCTTGCCTTTGTCACTGCGGGCCTTCTTTCACTTGCCTTCATGGGCTTTTCCGGAATGGTGAAATAG
- a CDS encoding RnfABCDGE type electron transport complex subunit B encodes MVTAVVSLTGLGLVAAFGLSLASKKFHVEIDPRLEIIEGILPGLNCGACGYAGCPGFAVGLLAGESEPTGCAPGGEVVISQLAEFLGLDVGDVVKKIAVLQCGGTNEKAAMDAQYEGVQDCRAAILIGGGGKACRYSCVGYGTCEAVCPFDAIVMKPDGLPIVYADKCTACNKCVVACPRDVLALEPLNHEVRVSCSSTDTGGRVRKVCQVGCTGCGICEKVCPVEAVKVDNSLALINPDKCVECGICADNCPQDTILDGMLPRSPVFISDACNGCTICAKVCPFDAIQGETKELHVVDPERCTGCQLCVERCNVSAISVAKN; translated from the coding sequence ATGGTTACAGCAGTCGTAAGTCTTACCGGACTCGGACTTGTCGCCGCTTTCGGCCTCAGTCTCGCATCAAAAAAATTCCACGTTGAAATTGACCCCCGTCTTGAGATTATCGAGGGCATCCTGCCTGGTCTGAACTGCGGGGCCTGTGGTTACGCCGGATGTCCCGGTTTCGCCGTCGGCCTCCTGGCGGGTGAATCGGAGCCCACGGGCTGTGCCCCCGGGGGCGAGGTCGTTATCTCGCAGTTGGCCGAGTTCCTGGGCCTCGACGTGGGGGATGTTGTTAAAAAGATCGCTGTCCTGCAGTGCGGTGGGACCAACGAGAAGGCCGCTATGGATGCACAGTATGAAGGGGTCCAGGACTGCCGCGCAGCCATCCTCATTGGTGGTGGAGGCAAAGCTTGCCGCTACTCCTGCGTGGGATACGGGACCTGTGAGGCGGTTTGTCCCTTCGACGCCATCGTCATGAAGCCAGATGGTCTTCCCATCGTTTATGCCGACAAGTGTACGGCTTGCAACAAGTGCGTCGTGGCCTGTCCCAGGGATGTCCTCGCCCTGGAGCCCCTCAACCACGAGGTGCGGGTCAGCTGCAGCTCCACCGATACCGGTGGACGTGTCAGGAAGGTCTGCCAGGTGGGTTGCACAGGATGCGGGATCTGTGAAAAAGTCTGTCCGGTGGAAGCTGTTAAAGTGGACAACAGCCTGGCCCTCATCAACCCGGACAAGTGCGTGGAGTGCGGGATCTGCGCCGACAACTGCCCTCAGGATACCATCCTCGACGGCATGCTGCCCCGTTCCCCCGTGTTTATCTCTGATGCCTGTAACGGGTGCACCATCTGTGCGAAGGTCTGTCCTTTTGACGCCATCCAGGGTGAGACCAAGGAACTTCACGTAGTGGACCCCGAGCGCTGCACAGGCTGCCAGTTGTGTGTCGAGAGGTGTAATGTGAGTGCTATCAGTGTAGCGAAAAATTGA
- the ccsB gene encoding c-type cytochrome biogenesis protein CcsB: MDTILFSASLFFLFLATLHYLLFLVYRNPIVPRVARYTLYLTFASQLGYFLSRYLKGGMPFGTNMYESLVFFSWCLVTAYLVITIKYKVPVVGAFVMPINLILMVAAALLPNKGIGEIPPALQSNWLPIHVTLSFMGDALFAMAFGSGVMYLIQERQLKRKRPGALYYRLPSLDVLDSMNYRALTVGFPLLTLGIITGSVWAQYAWGSYWSWDPKETWSLITWLIYAAVLHARLTAGWRGRKAAWFSIIGFAAVLFTFLGVNLLLSGLHSYN, translated from the coding sequence ATGGATACCATTTTATTTTCAGCCTCCCTCTTTTTCCTGTTCCTGGCCACACTGCACTATCTGCTTTTCCTCGTTTACCGCAATCCGATCGTGCCCAGGGTGGCCCGCTACACCCTCTACCTGACCTTTGCCTCTCAGCTGGGATATTTCCTGTCCAGGTACCTCAAGGGGGGGATGCCCTTCGGGACCAATATGTATGAGTCCCTGGTCTTTTTCTCCTGGTGCCTCGTCACCGCCTACCTGGTCATCACCATTAAATACAAAGTACCCGTTGTGGGCGCTTTCGTTATGCCTATCAATTTAATCCTCATGGTCGCCGCCGCTCTGTTGCCCAACAAGGGGATCGGGGAGATCCCTCCCGCACTTCAGAGCAACTGGCTGCCCATCCACGTGACCCTGAGTTTCATGGGTGACGCCCTGTTCGCCATGGCCTTCGGTTCGGGGGTCATGTACCTGATCCAGGAGCGACAGCTCAAGAGAAAACGCCCCGGAGCATTATATTACAGGCTTCCCAGCCTGGATGTCCTCGACTCCATGAACTACAGGGCCCTCACTGTAGGCTTCCCGTTGCTCACACTCGGCATCATCACCGGTTCAGTGTGGGCGCAGTACGCCTGGGGTTCCTACTGGAGTTGGGATCCCAAGGAAACCTGGTCTCTCATAACCTGGCTCATCTACGCTGCGGTCCTGCACGCCCGGCTGACGGCGGGTTGGCGGGGACGCAAGGCGGCCTGGTTCTCCATCATCGGATTCGCGGCTGTCCTGTTTACCTTCCTCGGCGTCAATCTTCTCCTGAGCGGTCTGCATTCCTATAATTAA
- the hemA gene encoding glutamyl-tRNA reductase codes for MEILIVGLSHKTAPLDIRETVSFSERNMEEGVRSLVACPSVAEGLIVSTCNRVEIYTATSKKKVEEAKSEIIGFLADFHDVPREKLDPHIYTMSGEECVGHIFRVASSLDSMVVGEPQILGQVKEAFGCAASAHATGNILNRLLHKAFSVAKRVRSETRIATSAVSISFAAVELAKKIFGELTGKTVMLIGAGEMAELAARHLLSNGVEHIIVANRTYENAVKLAEEFKGSAIPFNELAQQMELADIVISSTGAPTTIIDKKMVKDVIKRRRNKPMFFIDIAVPRDIDSAVNEVENVYAYDIDDLEGVVETNIKTRSKEAAKAEEIVVGEVGQFLDWMRSRESFPTIVALREWAEEVRRTELAKTMKRMEGLSEVDAKRVEAMTESILNKILHRPISRMKKAAHKGDEGEVVGMVREIFEIED; via the coding sequence ATGGAAATACTCATCGTCGGACTGAGCCACAAGACAGCGCCCCTGGATATAAGGGAGACGGTCTCCTTTTCCGAGAGGAACATGGAGGAGGGTGTGCGCTCGCTCGTGGCCTGCCCCAGCGTAGCCGAGGGCCTCATCGTCTCCACCTGCAACAGGGTGGAGATTTACACCGCCACATCGAAAAAGAAGGTGGAGGAGGCAAAGAGTGAGATTATCGGTTTCCTGGCCGATTTTCACGATGTTCCCAGGGAGAAGCTTGATCCCCATATTTACACCATGTCCGGTGAGGAGTGTGTCGGACACATCTTCCGGGTGGCATCCAGCCTTGATTCCATGGTGGTTGGAGAACCCCAGATCCTGGGCCAGGTCAAGGAAGCTTTCGGATGCGCGGCCAGCGCCCACGCCACCGGCAACATCCTGAACCGGCTTCTTCATAAAGCCTTTTCGGTGGCCAAAAGGGTTCGTTCCGAGACCAGGATCGCCACCTCCGCCGTCTCCATCTCCTTTGCGGCAGTGGAGCTTGCCAAGAAGATCTTCGGTGAACTTACCGGCAAGACGGTTATGCTCATCGGCGCCGGGGAAATGGCGGAACTGGCCGCGCGGCACCTCCTCAGCAACGGTGTCGAACACATCATCGTGGCAAACCGGACCTACGAAAACGCTGTCAAGCTGGCAGAGGAGTTCAAGGGGTCGGCAATTCCCTTCAATGAACTGGCCCAGCAGATGGAACTGGCTGATATCGTCATCAGCTCAACCGGTGCTCCCACCACCATCATCGACAAGAAGATGGTCAAGGATGTCATCAAGCGCAGGCGCAACAAGCCCATGTTCTTCATCGACATCGCTGTTCCGAGAGACATCGATTCGGCGGTGAACGAGGTGGAAAACGTTTACGCCTACGATATCGATGACCTGGAGGGGGTTGTTGAGACCAACATCAAGACCCGCTCCAAGGAGGCGGCCAAAGCCGAGGAGATCGTTGTGGGTGAGGTGGGGCAGTTCCTGGATTGGATGCGATCCAGGGAATCTTTCCCCACAATCGTGGCCTTAAGAGAATGGGCAGAGGAAGTTCGCCGAACCGAACTTGCCAAAACCATGAAACGGATGGAAGGCCTCAGCGAGGTGGATGCCAAAAGGGTGGAGGCCATGACCGAATCCATTTTGAACAAGATCCTCCACCGCCCCATCAGCAGGATGAAGAAAGCGGCTCACAAGGGAGATGAAGGGGAAGTGGTGGGGATGGTGAGGGAGATCTTTGAAATTGAGGACTAG
- the hemC gene encoding hydroxymethylbilane synthase: MSNKIHIGTRGSQLALWQANWVKEQLIRKHPDLMVEIHTIKTMGDKILDVPLAKVGGKGLFVKEIEEALLDKSVDIAVHSMKDVPTELPDGLGIVVISPREDPRDAVLGQSRVPILELPQGAKIGTSSLRRQAQLFAARPDFVIEPLRGNINTRLRKLKEGMYDAIILAMAGVKRLGWEHEVTEVIDPEVMLPAIGQGALGIEARLSDEPTLERIAFLNDDVTATCVAAERAFLHRLEGGCQVPIAAYAVRVGDEVLLTGLVGSVDGKKIIKESAQGPAAEAALLGNGLATRILEAGGREILEEVYCREIS, from the coding sequence TTGAGTAATAAAATACATATAGGCACCCGCGGCAGCCAGCTTGCCCTGTGGCAGGCCAACTGGGTCAAGGAACAGCTCATTCGCAAGCATCCGGATCTTATGGTTGAGATCCATACCATAAAGACAATGGGCGACAAGATCCTGGATGTTCCCCTGGCCAAGGTGGGGGGCAAGGGCCTCTTCGTCAAGGAGATCGAGGAAGCTTTGCTGGATAAATCGGTGGACATCGCGGTCCACAGTATGAAGGATGTTCCCACTGAGCTTCCCGACGGCCTGGGCATCGTGGTCATTTCCCCGCGGGAGGATCCCAGGGACGCAGTCCTTGGCCAGAGCAGGGTCCCCATCCTGGAATTGCCACAGGGTGCAAAGATCGGTACGAGCAGCCTTCGCAGGCAGGCCCAGCTCTTCGCCGCCCGCCCCGATTTCGTCATCGAACCCCTTCGCGGTAATATCAATACCCGCCTGAGGAAACTGAAAGAGGGCATGTACGATGCCATCATCCTGGCCATGGCCGGCGTCAAGCGGCTGGGGTGGGAGCATGAGGTGACCGAAGTTATCGATCCCGAGGTCATGCTGCCTGCCATCGGTCAGGGGGCTCTTGGGATCGAAGCGCGCCTTAGTGACGAGCCCACTTTAGAGCGGATAGCCTTTTTGAACGATGATGTTACCGCGACCTGCGTTGCTGCTGAAAGGGCCTTCCTGCACCGGCTGGAAGGTGGCTGCCAGGTTCCCATCGCTGCCTACGCTGTCCGGGTGGGGGATGAAGTCCTGCTCACCGGTCTTGTGGGAAGCGTAGACGGCAAGAAGATCATCAAGGAATCGGCTCAGGGTCCGGCTGCGGAGGCGGCTCTCCTGGGCAATGGCCTGGCTACCCGCATCCTCGAAGCTGGCGGACGGGAGATCCTGGAAGAGGTGTATTGTAGGGAAATAAGCTAG
- a CDS encoding uroporphyrinogen-III synthase yields MIERSDDQPLAGISVLITRAREQSAGLLKDLTARGAVVAVIPAVSISPLPEPEGLARAMARVDSYDNIVFTSSNGVACTLQLLEREGIKPKDLPPALCVGEKTAGVWKGAGGRVGGVPEKYTAEALLDSLEEDLSGRSFLIMRPEVVKTDLGKEMSLRGAAVEEVVIYRTVAPEEGTQELRELLGEGGPDVVLFASPSAVEGIVKMAGAGSQEPGASILDMPVVCIGPTTAKAAEEAGFTEIYFPDEHTAEGMVSELMVIAGALKKHAARRIRSRAKLLECRT; encoded by the coding sequence ATGATAGAGCGAAGCGATGATCAGCCATTGGCAGGCATAAGCGTCCTGATCACGAGGGCCCGGGAGCAGTCGGCCGGGCTTTTGAAGGATCTCACCGCTAGGGGCGCTGTTGTTGCGGTGATCCCCGCAGTATCCATCTCACCCCTGCCGGAGCCGGAGGGTTTGGCCAGGGCTATGGCTCGGGTTGATAGTTACGACAATATCGTCTTCACGTCCTCTAACGGAGTGGCTTGTACACTCCAGCTGTTAGAACGTGAGGGTATAAAGCCCAAGGATCTTCCTCCTGCCCTGTGTGTGGGGGAAAAGACAGCAGGGGTCTGGAAGGGTGCAGGAGGAAGGGTAGGGGGTGTGCCGGAAAAGTACACGGCCGAGGCTCTTCTGGACTCTCTCGAAGAGGATCTTTCAGGCCGTTCCTTCCTCATTATGCGTCCCGAGGTGGTCAAGACCGATCTGGGAAAGGAAATGAGCCTGCGAGGGGCCGCGGTGGAGGAGGTCGTTATTTACCGAACAGTTGCTCCGGAAGAGGGGACTCAAGAGCTCCGGGAGCTGTTGGGAGAGGGAGGGCCGGACGTTGTTCTGTTTGCCAGCCCGTCGGCTGTGGAAGGAATCGTTAAAATGGCAGGAGCCGGGAGCCAGGAGCCAGGAGCCAGTATTCTAGACATGCCCGTAGTGTGTATCGGGCCGACAACGGCAAAGGCGGCAGAGGAGGCCGGGTTTACGGAGATATATTTCCCGGATGAACATACCGCTGAAGGAATGGTGAGCGAACTGATGGTGATTGCGGGAGCGCTGAAAAAGCACGCAGCACGCAGAATAAGATCAAGAGCAAAGCTGTTAGAATGTAGAACGTAG
- the hemB gene encoding porphobilinogen synthase, with product MYYPIYRGRRTRRTETLRRMVRETRLSPDNFIYPLFVVHGEGVRKEIGAMPGVFQLSVDEIVKECRECWDLGIPSVILFGIPAQKDETGSEGWDPEGTVQKAVRAIKREVPEMVVTTDVCLCEYTSHGHCGVIKGDEVQNDPTLELLAKVALSHAEAGADIVGPSDMMDGRIGAVREALDEEGYEQVIVMSYAVKYASAFYGPFREAAESTPQFGDRRAYQMDPPNAVEALREAALDIEEGADIIMVKPALPYLDIIAALRDRYDMPLAAYNVSGEYSMVKAGGKLGMINAEGVMMESLISIRRAGASMILTYFAKEAARLL from the coding sequence ATGTACTATCCCATATACAGGGGGCGCAGGACACGCCGTACCGAGACTTTGCGCCGCATGGTCAGGGAGACACGGCTTTCCCCGGACAACTTCATCTACCCTCTCTTCGTTGTTCACGGCGAAGGTGTTCGGAAAGAAATAGGAGCCATGCCGGGGGTGTTTCAACTCTCGGTGGACGAGATCGTAAAGGAGTGCCGGGAGTGCTGGGATCTGGGTATCCCTTCCGTCATTCTTTTCGGGATCCCGGCCCAAAAGGACGAGACTGGTTCCGAGGGCTGGGACCCGGAAGGCACGGTGCAGAAGGCCGTCCGGGCCATCAAGCGTGAGGTCCCGGAGATGGTGGTGACTACCGATGTGTGTCTCTGCGAGTACACCAGCCACGGGCACTGCGGTGTCATCAAAGGGGATGAGGTCCAAAACGATCCTACCCTGGAGCTGCTGGCAAAGGTTGCCCTTTCCCACGCCGAGGCCGGGGCGGATATCGTGGGTCCCTCCGACATGATGGATGGCCGCATTGGGGCTGTCCGGGAGGCTCTCGACGAGGAGGGGTACGAGCAGGTCATCGTCATGTCCTACGCGGTAAAGTACGCGTCGGCCTTCTACGGCCCCTTTCGGGAGGCCGCCGAGTCAACACCCCAGTTCGGTGACAGGCGCGCCTACCAGATGGATCCTCCCAACGCCGTTGAGGCCCTGAGGGAGGCGGCCCTCGATATTGAAGAAGGTGCTGACATTATCATGGTCAAACCGGCCCTTCCCTACCTTGACATCATTGCGGCCTTAAGGGACCGCTACGACATGCCTCTTGCTGCCTACAACGTCAGCGGCGAGTACTCCATGGTGAAGGCTGGAGGCAAGCTGGGCATGATCAACGCCGAGGGGGTCATGATGGAATCATTGATCTCTATCCGCAGGGCAGGCGCCAGCATGATCCTGACCTACTTCGCTAAAGAGGCTGCCCGGTTATTATAA
- the ruvX gene encoding Holliday junction resolvase RuvX: MDRSKRSKGQIMGRIMAIDWGERRIGVALSDESRTIASPHSVIQRKQSQGKQSLDRDLNDIVQIIADNEVEFVIFGLPMRLDGSMGPAAIGVLEVIEKLRPKVSVRVDTWDERLSTVAAERALLEGDVSRKKRKKIIDQVAAALFLQSFLDSGIYKG; the protein is encoded by the coding sequence ATGGATAGATCAAAGCGGAGCAAGGGACAGATCATGGGGCGGATAATGGCTATTGACTGGGGTGAGCGCCGGATAGGGGTGGCCCTTTCCGATGAGAGCCGTACCATCGCCTCTCCCCACAGCGTTATCCAAAGGAAACAATCTCAGGGAAAGCAATCCCTGGACCGGGATCTCAATGATATCGTTCAGATCATTGCGGATAATGAAGTGGAATTTGTCATCTTCGGGCTGCCCATGCGCCTGGATGGAAGCATGGGTCCTGCGGCCATTGGGGTTCTGGAGGTCATCGAAAAATTGCGCCCGAAGGTATCGGTGAGGGTAGATACCTGGGACGAGAGGCTCTCCACCGTGGCAGCCGAAAGGGCTCTCCTTGAAGGGGACGTTTCCCGGAAAAAGCGAAAGAAAATCATAGATCAGGTGGCCGCCGCTCTTTTCCTGCAGTCCTTTCTTGATAGTGGAATTTATAAAGGCTAG
- the mltG gene encoding endolytic transglycosylase MltG codes for MLIGKLKRNRSIVPAIILVMLVIAGSVLVGVWNFWNAPAEDPGSEILITIPGGSSFVSASQLLVDAGVIRSLKFFVLMGKVKGLSNSIQAGELMFDTGMTPSQVLDVLARGKAVSYHVTIPEGYNIQMVASLLAEKGLGDADRIVALAHDPEFSRGLGVPADSLEGFLFPDTYSWPKGLSEKDILGRMVAKYNSVFTDAMRARAREMGMTELEVVTLASIIEKETGAPEEREQVSAVFHNRLKKGYRLQTDPTVIYGIENFNGNLTKKDLRTDHPYNTYTRSGLPVAPIANPGKASLMAALSPAKVSYLYFVARGDGTHVFSNNLVEHNKAVAIYQLGEAPR; via the coding sequence ATGCTAATTGGTAAACTGAAAAGAAACCGCTCGATCGTCCCCGCTATCATCCTCGTGATGTTAGTCATTGCGGGTTCGGTCCTTGTCGGGGTATGGAACTTCTGGAACGCTCCCGCCGAAGATCCGGGCAGCGAGATCCTCATCACGATTCCCGGCGGGTCCTCCTTTGTCTCCGCTTCACAGCTTCTTGTGGACGCAGGGGTCATCAGGTCTCTTAAATTTTTTGTCCTGATGGGCAAGGTCAAGGGTCTTTCCAACAGCATCCAGGCCGGGGAGCTGATGTTTGACACCGGTATGACCCCCAGCCAGGTCCTGGATGTACTGGCGCGGGGTAAGGCGGTTTCCTACCATGTGACCATTCCCGAGGGGTATAACATCCAGATGGTGGCTTCCCTGCTGGCGGAAAAGGGTCTGGGGGATGCGGACCGCATTGTTGCGCTTGCACATGACCCGGAGTTTTCCCGGGGGTTGGGAGTCCCGGCGGACAGCCTTGAAGGGTTCCTGTTCCCCGACACATATTCATGGCCCAAGGGGTTGTCGGAAAAGGATATCCTTGGCCGGATGGTTGCCAAATACAATAGCGTCTTCACCGATGCCATGAGGGCAAGAGCCCGGGAGATGGGCATGACGGAGCTGGAGGTGGTTACTTTAGCTTCTATTATCGAGAAAGAGACCGGTGCGCCCGAAGAGAGGGAACAGGTTTCGGCGGTGTTCCACAACCGCCTGAAAAAGGGGTACAGGCTGCAGACCGACCCCACGGTCATCTACGGTATCGAGAATTTTAACGGTAACCTGACGAAGAAGGACCTTCGGACGGATCACCCCTACAATACCTACACCCGCAGCGGACTGCCGGTGGCCCCCATCGCCAACCCGGGGAAGGCCTCCCTGATGGCAGCCCTGTCCCCGGCCAAGGTCAGCTACCTCTATTTTGTAGCCAGGGGAGATGGGACCCACGTCTTTTCAAACAACCTGGTGGAGCACAACAAGGCTGTTGCCATCTACCAACTCGGGGAGGCCCCCAGATGA